A window of Dysgonomonas mossii contains these coding sequences:
- a CDS encoding glycosyl hydrolase family 18 protein, whose amino-acid sequence PEDTRNFTLLLQEFRRQLDAIDPSLRLTVAAPAPKDASSKLELPAIARTGDFINLMTYDMPNSLELRANFHAALLPSPRDPDRAEGLTVVETVERYLKAGVPASQLVLGIPLYSRGWTGLPAANDGLY is encoded by the coding sequence GCCGGAGGACACCCGGAACTTCACGCTGCTGCTGCAGGAGTTCCGCCGCCAGCTCGATGCCATCGACCCGTCGCTGCGCCTGACCGTCGCGGCGCCGGCCCCGAAGGATGCCAGCAGCAAGCTCGAGCTGCCGGCCATCGCCCGCACGGGGGACTTCATCAACCTCATGACCTACGACATGCCCAACTCGCTGGAGCTGCGCGCCAATTTCCATGCGGCGCTGCTGCCCAGCCCGCGCGATCCGGACCGCGCCGAGGGGCTGACCGTGGTGGAAACCGTCGAACGCTATCTGAAGGCGGGCGTTCCGGCGTCCCAGCTCGTGCTGGGCATTCCGCTCTATTCGCGCGGCTGGACCGGGTTGCCGGCGGCGAACGACGGCCTCTACC